The following are encoded in a window of bacterium genomic DNA:
- a CDS encoding GNAT family N-acetyltransferase, with protein sequence MTNKQAEQIAKLLNTQNLLDRKYDQNSILEKRDRLITKIDENGDVIGVAEVEEVQWYQAEIKHLSVDPKYQRKGIGRDLLNQAEHRAVTIGTRIAQCTIRDNNKASIKLFSSSGYQHTLTFVNRNTRNRVMVLQKVIQ encoded by the coding sequence ATGACAAACAAACAGGCAGAGCAAATAGCTAAACTACTCAACACTCAGAATCTCCTGGATAGAAAATATGACCAGAACAGCATTCTGGAGAAAAGAGACAGATTGATTACGAAAATAGATGAAAATGGAGATGTGATCGGCGTTGCAGAGGTCGAGGAGGTTCAATGGTACCAAGCCGAAATCAAACACCTTTCAGTTGATCCAAAATACCAAAGGAAAGGAATAGGGCGAGATTTGCTGAATCAAGCTGAGCATAGAGCGGTTACAATTGGCACTCGCATTGCTCAATGTACCATCCGAGACAATAATAAAGCCAGTATCAAGCTATTCTCGTCCTCCGGATACCAACACACGCTGACTTTCGTCAACCGAAACACTAGAAATCGAGTCATG